CTCGAGCATTTCGCCTTTGGCGAGGGGTTGGGTGCCGAGCTGGCGCCCGGCGGCCCGCAGCCCGATGTGCTGAACTACACCTGGCGCGAATACGGCAACCGCGTGGGCGGCTTCCGCCTGGTGCAACTGCTGGACGAACTGGAGCTGCCGGCCACCGTGCTGCTCAACAGCGCCATGTATCATCACGCGCCCGAACTGGTGGCGGCGCATCGCGCGCGCGGCGACGAGATGGCGGGCCATGGCCGCACCAACAGCGAGCGCCAGAGCACCCTGCCCGAGGCCGAGGAAGCGCGCCTGATCGCGGAAAGCACCGCCGAGATCGTCCGGCACGAGGGCCGGGCCCCGCGCGGCTGGCTCTCCCCCTGGATCGCCGAGAGCCGCGTCACGCCCGACCTGCTGGCGGAGGCGGGTTACCGCTACACGCTGAACTGGTGCATGGATGACCAGCCGGTCTGGAAGACGACGCGCGCGGGCCGGCTGCTCAGCATCCCCTACCCGCAGGAGGCGAACGACATCCCCGCCATCGCCGCCCGCAAGGACGGCGCGAAGCAGTTCGCCGAGCTGATCGTGGATGATTTCCACGAGCGGCTCCGCCAGACGCAGGATGGCGTACCCCAGGTGATGGGCATCGCGCTGCACCCCTATATCGTGGGCCAGCCCTATCGGCTGCGGGCCCTGCGCGAGGCGCTGGCCGTGATTGCCGCGCGGCGGGACGAGGTCTGGATCACAACGGCAGGCGGGATCTACGACCACTGCCTCACCTGGCCGGAAGGGAGCATCGTCTGATGCGCGCGCTGCTCCTCGCCGCCCTGCTCGGCCTCACCGCCTGCGCCGCCACCCAGCCCGGGCCCGAGACGCCGCGCACGGTGGAGCGCGTGGATCTCTCCCGCTATCTCGGCCTCTGGCACGAGGTGGCGCGGCTGCCGCAGCGCTTCCAGGACAGCTCCTCGCTTCGTTGCGAGGAGGTGACGGCGGAATATGCGCCGCTCTCCGAGGGGCGGATCAGCGTGCGCAATTCCTGCGTGAACGCGCTCGATCCCGCGCGGCCGCGCCGCGTCGCCACCGGCCAGGCCTATGTGGTGGAGGGCAGCAACAATGCGCGGCTGCGCGTCAGCTTCTTCTGGCCCTTCTATGGCGACTACTGGGTGTTCGGCCTCGATCCCGAATATCGCTGGGCGCTGGTGGGCTCGCCCTCGCGCCGCTCGCTCTGGCTGCTCTCGCGAACGCCGACCCTGCCGCCGGCGGAGA
This region of Sediminicoccus rosea genomic DNA includes:
- a CDS encoding polysaccharide deacetylase family protein is translated as MLPHHGRFPYSPWTARARESWPSGRKLAVYLGVNLEHFAFGEGLGAELAPGGPQPDVLNYTWREYGNRVGGFRLVQLLDELELPATVLLNSAMYHHAPELVAAHRARGDEMAGHGRTNSERQSTLPEAEEARLIAESTAEIVRHEGRAPRGWLSPWIAESRVTPDLLAEAGYRYTLNWCMDDQPVWKTTRAGRLLSIPYPQEANDIPAIAARKDGAKQFAELIVDDFHERLRQTQDGVPQVMGIALHPYIVGQPYRLRALREALAVIAARRDEVWITTAGGIYDHCLTWPEGSIV
- a CDS encoding lipocalin family protein codes for the protein MRALLLAALLGLTACAATQPGPETPRTVERVDLSRYLGLWHEVARLPQRFQDSSSLRCEEVTAEYAPLSEGRISVRNSCVNALDPARPRRVATGQAYVVEGSNNARLRVSFFWPFYGDYWVFGLDPEYRWALVGSPSRRSLWLLSRTPTLPPAEMERALAIARAQGFDLGPLIVSGR